Genomic DNA from Acipenser ruthenus chromosome 4, fAciRut3.2 maternal haplotype, whole genome shotgun sequence:
TTTTTCGCCTGATCAAGACCCACTTGCATGATGAAGACTAAATGAAAATCTATACAGAAAATTAGCACGGTTAGCAAAAGCCAATCTTTGCATCCCAGCTACATCTGTACCAGCAGAGAGTTTTCTCAGCAGCGGGACTTATTGTTAATAGACTGCATTCTTGTCTTTCACCTGAATATGTGGACATGCTGTTTCTTTTTATACAAGAACTTGTAAAGTGAACATTCGAGCTAATATCACTTTTTTGTTACCAATTTTTGTAAAAAGTTAACTTTAGTTTGGATTTGATTGTTCAAATTATTCTGAAATCGGCAAGCAAGGTACGTGtccgtttttattttatttttataatgcaaaTATTAGACATTTTTTGTTGTGCTTTGTTAGTAAGTACTTTGTTAGTTTATGTTGTGTGTTTTGGCACACAAGTTGCTGTAACGCAGTGGATAGAAAATAAGTTAGTTTTGAAgatcctttaaaaaaagaaaaaaaaaattctgttttatAAAGTAAAAATACTTTGTGTGTTTAACttcttgtttattgtttgttattatttatttcttagcagacgccgttatccagttcgacttacacttgttacaagatatcacattatttttacatacaattccccatttatacagttggctgtttttttttactggagcaatctaggtaaagtaccttgctcaagggtacagcagcggtgtcccccacctgggattgaaccaacgaccctccggtcaagagtccagagccctaaccacttgttaaccctttgtatttatttaatgcatttcTATAGGCATGGATGCTGCTAATAAGGAGTAGGCTTgttatatgtaattattattgtttatttattttaatttagaggTCGATTATTCGAACATTAGATATTTGTGGCACTGGTGTATTTGAATGTCGTCttattcgaaattcccacccctacCAATTATTGTAATATATTTAGCCATGTTCCTGAAAATATGAAcctaggattttctttttttcatacacTGTCCCTTCGTCCAATGCAATCGATCTCCACCCTGATTTCAGATCCTGCAGTTCGACTGAATTTGGTACTTTAGCTCTGGGTTTTATAGGAACTATCGTAGTGGCTGAGGAGATTGAGGTTTTCaggttaacaaaaataaatccaagGAAATTGATTATATCACTGCCACACTGTTTCACtgatctttttcacatatccatttgtttgtttgtaaacgATTCTCTGCTCTGTGCCCCTGGGAtgctgtatttgtgtatttagcaaatatgtttctagtttgttaacattttatgtgtAAAATATGTTAGATTTGTAAAACTCAGCTCTACAAACTGTGCatggtggtttattttttatttttatttttttctgttacaggTCAGTTTGCTGAAAATGAAACTAATGAAGTAAATTTCAGGGAGATCCCATCTCATGTCCTTTCCAAAGTGTGCATGTACTTTACCTACAAGGTCCGCTACACCAACAGCTCCACAGAGATCCCAGAATTCCCCATCGCACCTGAGATCGCACTGGAACTGCTGATGGCTGCTAACTTCTTAGATTGTTAAATGACttaataaattatattgcaaaagtgtttagattttcttttcctgttttggttttgaatagTATTTAATTGTATGCTATTGGaagattttatatacagttgaATATGCGATAGAATGTCTGGGTGTAGGCAGTATAAAATCTGAaagttgcttgttttgtttgaatttctTTTATATtctttactgttatttttttcacagaacTGTGTTTATTCCACTATTTTGGCCTATATTGGATAACAACATAAAGGCTCACTTTATTATAAACTGATCTGGCTGTACCAGACTGTAGTAATTTGTAATGTTCCTACAAACCTTATATTGTATCAGTTTTG
This window encodes:
- the elocb gene encoding elongin C paralog b isoform X2, which encodes MYVKLISSDGHEFIVKREHALTSGTIKAMLSGPGQFAENETNEVNFREIPSHVLSKVCMYFTYKVRYTNSSTEIPEFPIAPEIALELLMAANFLDC
- the elocb gene encoding elongin C paralog b isoform X1, with protein sequence MDGEEKAYGGCEGPDAMYVKLISSDGHEFIVKREHALTSGTIKAMLSGPGQFAENETNEVNFREIPSHVLSKVCMYFTYKVRYTNSSTEIPEFPIAPEIALELLMAANFLDC